One window from the genome of Pedobacter schmidteae encodes:
- a CDS encoding RNA polymerase sigma factor has translation MQDSDLPLIPDAELLQLLKAGDRSAYEQIYHRYKFVLHNHAWNKTRNREEAQDTIQEIFTMLWAKRESLDVNVNLSGYLYTSLRNYILNQMVRKEVRNKYIVSIQSFVDQDTVIADHRVRENQLRELIEKEVAALPPRMREVFELSRKGFLSHKEIAERLGTTEQTVKKQMTNALRVLRKRLGLVIYLLYIFRF, from the coding sequence ATGCAAGATTCAGATTTACCACTTATTCCGGATGCAGAGTTACTTCAGCTACTTAAAGCAGGAGATCGGTCGGCATATGAGCAAATCTATCATCGCTATAAGTTTGTGTTGCATAATCATGCCTGGAATAAAACCCGTAACAGGGAAGAAGCACAGGATACCATTCAGGAAATATTTACCATGCTATGGGCTAAACGGGAAAGCTTGGATGTGAATGTTAATCTATCTGGTTATTTGTATACCAGTTTAAGAAATTATATCCTGAACCAGATGGTCCGTAAAGAAGTGCGAAATAAATATATTGTTTCCATTCAGTCTTTTGTTGATCAGGATACTGTGATTGCCGATCACCGGGTGAGAGAAAATCAGTTAAGAGAATTGATTGAAAAGGAAGTGGCTGCTTTGCCTCCAAGGATGCGAGAGGTTTTTGAGCTGAGCCGCAAAGGCTTTCTTAGCCATAAGGAAATTGCAGAACGTTTGGGAACTACCGAACAGACTGTAAAAAAACAAATGACAAATGCGCTTAGAGTGCTCAGAAAGAGACTCGGATTGGTCATTTATCTGCTTTATATATTCAGGTTTTGA
- a CDS encoding SusC/RagA family TonB-linked outer membrane protein, with product MKMIIIMMTMSLLQVSAATFGQRVTLKEKNISLKKVFREIRNQTGYDFMYDATLMKSVHPVTIDLRNAPLLDALQECLEGQDLVFEIKARSIIIKNKPVEFFIQQQFPISGMVLDENNAPIPGASIKIKGAASRGTVSNAEGRFVIMPASENDILVISYIGYVSREVKVKGVKSPLSVKLELAENNMKDVVITGTGITRNKSSFTGATASYTGEQLRAVGNQNIIQGLRALDPSFILLENNQLGSNPNALPNIEIRGKTSISSSLQDQFASDPNQPLFILDGFETSLRVIVDLNQNRIGSVTILKDAASTAMYGSKASNGVVVIETVKPRQGQMNLTYSSDLNIEMPDLSGYNMMNAAEKLEFERLSGRYTYGGIGANPIPAYQRDLDSLYNVHLAEVQRGVNTYWLNVPVQTGFSQRHSIYADGGDDALRYGVGVTFKNTTGAMKGSGRQDWAGNIDLSYRRGKFNFSNKLYINGYKADESPYGSFANFANANPYFRKDNPHSRYLEESINYQTFSYVIDNPMYNASLNSVNNTKNVAIQNNLQMIIDLNREFKIQGAVQVQKGVTTAINFLSPLNTTFDKTNLFEKGSYRNSKTDNFSYNGYLMLTYGKVFNEIHSLTANIRSEIRDNDNENIAVTAVGFPASSNGNPNFAYSYKPNSRPVTAFSKTRTNAILATANYAYKNKYLADFSFRYDGSTAFGANKKYTSYVVGGLGWNIHGEEFMKELTWINTFKLYANRGNTGNQNFASVSSISTYGYDSYINLFGQGVTLNALGNANLRWQNSVQTNIGTDIVMLGSRLVVNANVYQKKTDPLVVAIDLPSSTGISSYPINSGTLDIKGIEATVKYSPVYKPESRMVWTIGVTGTAYTSKYDGFNNTLGSLNTKAQANKSLIRYKDGYSPQDIWAVPSMGIDPGTGMEVFQKQDGQYTFIYDVNDIRRVGNGQPKVEGVFSNTISYKGFSFNMNLRYILGRDIFNSALYDKVENISMEKLANNQDRRALYDRWKKPGDIARFKGISLLETTPMSSRFVQTDNVLSGESISLGYNFQTQKWLKKFGLSALRLNGYMNDVFRISSVVRERGIEYPFARSFSFSLNASF from the coding sequence ATGAAAATGATCATAATTATGATGACTATGTCTTTGTTGCAGGTTAGTGCCGCCACATTTGGCCAGCGTGTAACACTTAAAGAAAAGAATATTTCCTTAAAAAAAGTTTTTAGGGAGATTAGAAATCAGACAGGTTATGATTTTATGTACGATGCAACGCTGATGAAATCGGTTCATCCGGTTACCATCGATTTGCGTAATGCGCCATTGTTGGATGCTTTACAGGAATGCTTGGAAGGGCAGGACTTGGTTTTTGAAATCAAGGCCCGATCTATCATCATTAAAAATAAACCGGTTGAGTTTTTTATACAGCAGCAGTTTCCGATAAGTGGTATGGTGCTGGATGAAAATAATGCACCTATACCTGGTGCTTCTATCAAAATAAAAGGAGCTGCCAGTCGTGGTACTGTAAGTAATGCCGAAGGCCGCTTTGTAATCATGCCGGCTAGTGAGAACGATATTCTGGTTATTTCCTATATCGGTTATGTGAGTCGGGAAGTTAAAGTTAAGGGTGTAAAATCTCCACTAAGTGTTAAACTGGAACTGGCAGAGAACAATATGAAAGATGTGGTAATTACAGGTACGGGTATTACCAGGAATAAAAGTAGTTTTACCGGGGCTACAGCGTCATATACCGGCGAGCAATTACGAGCGGTAGGTAACCAGAATATCATTCAGGGCTTGAGGGCATTAGATCCTTCTTTCATTCTGTTGGAGAACAATCAGCTTGGATCAAATCCAAATGCACTTCCAAATATAGAAATACGTGGTAAAACCAGTATTTCTTCCAGCTTACAGGACCAGTTCGCCTCCGATCCAAATCAACCTCTTTTTATATTGGACGGTTTCGAAACTTCGCTTCGCGTGATTGTCGATTTAAATCAGAACCGTATAGGATCGGTTACTATCCTTAAGGATGCTGCATCTACGGCAATGTATGGTTCAAAAGCTTCTAACGGTGTGGTGGTTATTGAAACCGTTAAACCCAGACAGGGACAAATGAACCTGACTTACAGCAGCGATTTGAATATAGAAATGCCCGACCTGAGTGGTTACAATATGATGAATGCAGCCGAAAAGCTGGAGTTTGAAAGGCTTTCGGGTAGGTATACCTACGGCGGTATCGGTGCTAATCCAATTCCTGCTTATCAGCGCGATCTCGACTCCCTTTATAATGTTCATTTAGCCGAAGTACAGCGGGGAGTAAATACCTATTGGTTAAATGTACCCGTGCAGACAGGCTTTAGTCAGCGGCACTCTATTTATGCCGACGGGGGAGATGATGCGTTGCGTTATGGTGTTGGCGTAACGTTTAAAAATACCACAGGAGCAATGAAAGGCTCGGGCAGGCAGGACTGGGCAGGTAATATAGACCTTTCTTATCGCCGCGGAAAATTCAATTTTTCCAATAAGCTTTACATAAATGGTTATAAAGCCGATGAATCTCCTTATGGTTCCTTTGCCAATTTTGCAAATGCCAATCCTTATTTCAGAAAAGACAATCCGCATAGCCGTTATCTGGAAGAGAGTATTAATTATCAGACTTTTTCATACGTGATTGATAATCCAATGTATAATGCTTCACTAAATAGTGTCAACAATACAAAAAATGTGGCCATTCAAAACAATCTGCAGATGATCATAGACCTGAACAGGGAGTTTAAAATCCAGGGGGCTGTGCAGGTACAGAAAGGAGTGACGACCGCGATAAATTTCCTTTCGCCACTCAACACCACTTTTGATAAGACCAATCTTTTTGAAAAGGGATCTTACAGGAACAGTAAAACCGATAACTTTAGTTATAATGGTTACCTGATGCTGACTTACGGTAAAGTGTTTAATGAGATCCATTCGTTGACTGCCAATATCCGAAGTGAGATCCGCGATAATGATAATGAGAATATTGCGGTTACTGCTGTAGGTTTTCCTGCCAGTAGTAATGGTAACCCAAATTTTGCCTACAGCTACAAGCCCAATTCGAGGCCGGTTACAGCATTTAGTAAAACACGTACCAACGCAATATTGGCTACTGCCAACTACGCCTATAAAAATAAATATCTGGCCGATTTTTCATTCAGGTATGATGGTTCTACAGCATTTGGGGCCAACAAAAAATATACTTCTTATGTAGTGGGAGGACTGGGTTGGAACATACATGGCGAGGAGTTTATGAAGGAGCTGACCTGGATAAACACTTTTAAACTATATGCCAACAGAGGAAATACAGGTAATCAGAATTTTGCCTCCGTTTCTTCCATTTCTACTTATGGATATGATTCTTATATCAACTTATTTGGGCAGGGGGTAACATTGAACGCGTTGGGAAATGCGAACCTGAGGTGGCAAAATTCTGTACAAACCAATATTGGCACAGATATCGTCATGTTGGGAAGCCGTTTGGTAGTCAACGCCAATGTATATCAGAAAAAAACAGATCCCCTGGTGGTAGCGATTGATCTGCCTTCTTCAACCGGGATATCTTCTTACCCGATCAATTCCGGGACATTAGATATCAAAGGGATAGAAGCAACGGTAAAATACTCGCCGGTTTATAAGCCCGAATCCCGCATGGTATGGACCATAGGTGTTACAGGAACTGCTTATACCAGTAAATATGATGGCTTTAATAATACCTTAGGCTCTTTGAATACCAAGGCTCAAGCCAATAAAAGTCTGATTCGTTATAAGGATGGTTACAGTCCGCAGGACATTTGGGCCGTTCCTTCTATGGGCATAGATCCTGGAACAGGGATGGAAGTTTTTCAAAAACAAGACGGACAGTATACTTTTATATATGATGTAAACGATATCAGGCGTGTGGGAAATGGTCAGCCCAAAGTGGAGGGCGTATTTAGCAATACCATCAGCTACAAGGGATTTAGTTTTAATATGAACCTGAGATATATCCTTGGTCGGGATATTTTTAACAGTGCCTTATATGATAAAGTAGAGAATATCAGCATGGAGAAACTGGCCAACAACCAAGACAGACGCGCCTTGTATGACCGCTGGAAAAAGCCTGGTGATATTGCCCGGTTTAAAGGAATAAGCCTGTTGGAGACCACACCAATGTCGTCCCGTTTTGTACAGACAGATAATGTGTTGAGTGGCGAATCGATCAGCTTAGGCTATAATTTCCAGACCCAAAAGTGGTTGAAGAAATTTGGCTTATCGGCACTGCGCTTAAATGGATATATGAACGATGTATTTCGCATTTCGTCTGTTGTGCGCGAACGTGGTATCGAATATCCATTTGCCCGATCTTTTTCTTTCAGTTTAAATGCAAGTTTTTAA
- a CDS encoding RagB/SusD family nutrient uptake outer membrane protein, translating into MMMKSFKNIFTAVGLGLLLLSVMSCSKWLDVQPKDKVTEEQLYSTPDGIAEALNGIYLDMGKSKLYGANLTGTTLDIFGQCYNVGALHNLTKYQTYTYNDEKVQKTLDLIWTSAYIDVVNVNKFIQNLDTYRGVLDTKSASLLKGEAYALRAYLQFDLLRMYGPIYATADSLKMAIPYYTKAGTDVSEILPANKVMSLIVSDLKTAETLLADDPVRTRGVNPPTSTGTINFLTTGRNYRLNYFAVKGLQARVYLYRGDKVSALTAAKEVIDNAVKFPWITTAKILNDKANPDRVFSTELLFGLMSLDMYDNYRDYFSPDLVESQILAPSDARLKSTFENNENDYRYNPMWLLTGIGGKNYRTFFKYADIPEKSYVYRYTLPLIRLSEMYYIAAESEGNVTYLNIVRNKRNLTDLPVTAVLATELQKEYQKEFFGEGQLWYFYKRKNLAAIPNPLTINGTITMNATKYVFPLPLSEIAPR; encoded by the coding sequence ATGATGATGAAATCATTTAAAAATATTTTTACAGCGGTGGGACTAGGTCTGCTGTTGTTGTCGGTGATGTCCTGTAGCAAATGGCTGGATGTACAACCGAAAGATAAAGTTACCGAAGAGCAGCTTTATTCGACGCCTGATGGGATAGCCGAAGCATTGAATGGAATTTATCTGGATATGGGTAAGAGCAAGCTTTATGGTGCCAACTTAACAGGAACTACACTAGATATCTTTGGTCAGTGTTATAATGTAGGGGCATTGCATAATCTGACAAAGTATCAAACTTATACCTATAATGACGAGAAGGTACAGAAAACACTGGATCTTATCTGGACCAGCGCCTATATTGATGTAGTAAACGTAAATAAGTTTATTCAGAATCTGGATACTTATAGGGGAGTACTGGACACAAAATCAGCGTCGTTATTAAAAGGAGAAGCCTATGCATTGAGGGCTTACCTGCAATTTGATTTATTAAGGATGTATGGACCGATATATGCTACTGCTGATTCGTTAAAAATGGCTATTCCTTATTATACAAAAGCAGGAACCGATGTTAGCGAGATTTTGCCGGCAAATAAAGTGATGAGTTTGATCGTCAGTGATCTTAAAACTGCCGAAACGCTGTTGGCCGATGATCCTGTGCGCACCAGAGGGGTAAATCCGCCTACATCAACCGGTACGATTAATTTCTTAACTACAGGAAGGAACTATAGACTCAATTATTTTGCAGTAAAAGGCTTGCAGGCCAGGGTCTATCTTTATCGTGGAGACAAAGTCTCGGCTTTGACGGCAGCAAAAGAAGTAATTGACAATGCCGTAAAGTTCCCCTGGATTACAACAGCTAAAATTCTCAATGATAAAGCAAATCCGGATCGGGTATTCAGTACCGAGCTGTTGTTTGGTTTGATGAGTCTGGATATGTATGATAATTACAGGGACTATTTTTCACCTGATTTAGTAGAGAGCCAGATTCTTGCGCCTTCAGACGCCCGGTTAAAATCTACTTTCGAAAACAATGAAAATGATTACCGTTATAATCCGATGTGGTTACTTACCGGTATTGGTGGAAAAAACTACCGTACTTTTTTCAAATACGCCGATATTCCTGAAAAATCTTATGTATACCGTTATACCCTGCCTTTAATTCGCCTAAGTGAGATGTATTACATCGCCGCCGAGAGTGAAGGGAACGTAACCTATCTGAACATCGTAAGAAATAAAAGAAATCTGACCGATTTGCCAGTAACCGCGGTGTTGGCTACAGAGCTGCAAAAGGAATATCAGAAAGAGTTTTTTGGTGAAGGGCAATTGTGGTATTTCTATAAGCGGAAAAATCTGGCCGCCATTCCAAATCCGCTTACTATAAACGGAACAATCACCATGAATGCAACAAAATATGTTTTTCCATTGCCGTTGTCAGAAATAGCACCTAGATAA
- a CDS encoding TlpA disulfide reductase family protein: MNFKYVCSAVLLTLSATTVFAQQAVEVTGLLKKNTAKPVKVFKVQEGQVIEIASTKATDKGSFGFKFYPEYEGFYLIGTGEAVSPNDNYKFYFKGGEELSLTVLDSGYVLNGKLNSKENVVLSQWHNLVMPIENKAVNFMKTQSTYVDFFPLLEEIARKSKAFLNGKTTGNTRFDKQMEQNMAWDMALYATNFLGTPRSAHPTVAQYSPYYATLKAVDFARHAAGAYAQPWGMRTLNGLVNTNKQQAGMKYVRGIEGMKATLDFLPNDTLKGDFVLSAASGYTTFNDFKGLMDVYGKFILTKSQKKKQMDIMSPLAQLREGDAAFNFSYPDKEGKMVSMADLKGKVVLVDVWATWCGPCKAEIPYLKKLEEEMKGTDVQVVSISVDEAKDKEKWLKMIKEEGLGGLQLFASGWGDLAQYYKIKGIPRFMVFDKQGKIVTVDSPRPSDPALKALLEKTLLN; this comes from the coding sequence ATGAATTTTAAATATGTATGCAGTGCAGTACTGCTAACTTTGAGCGCAACTACAGTCTTTGCACAGCAAGCGGTTGAGGTAACTGGTTTACTGAAAAAGAATACCGCTAAACCGGTAAAAGTATTTAAGGTACAGGAAGGCCAGGTTATAGAAATAGCCTCAACAAAGGCAACGGATAAAGGAAGTTTTGGCTTTAAGTTTTACCCGGAATACGAAGGCTTTTACCTGATTGGAACCGGAGAGGCCGTCAGTCCGAATGACAATTATAAGTTCTACTTCAAGGGCGGAGAAGAGCTTTCTTTGACAGTTCTGGACTCAGGCTATGTGCTGAACGGAAAATTGAACTCGAAGGAAAATGTTGTGCTTAGTCAGTGGCACAACCTCGTGATGCCTATAGAAAATAAGGCTGTTAACTTTATGAAAACACAAAGTACCTATGTCGATTTCTTTCCGCTATTGGAAGAAATTGCCAGGAAATCAAAAGCCTTTTTGAATGGAAAGACAACCGGAAACACTCGGTTTGATAAACAAATGGAACAGAACATGGCCTGGGATATGGCGCTTTATGCAACTAATTTCCTGGGTACACCGCGTTCCGCACACCCAACGGTTGCGCAATATAGCCCTTATTATGCTACCTTAAAGGCGGTCGATTTTGCCCGACATGCGGCAGGAGCCTATGCCCAGCCATGGGGTATGCGTACCTTGAACGGTTTGGTCAATACGAACAAACAACAGGCGGGTATGAAATATGTGAGGGGAATAGAAGGCATGAAAGCTACACTTGATTTTTTACCGAATGATACCCTAAAAGGAGACTTTGTTTTGAGTGCTGCATCAGGATACACCACTTTTAATGACTTTAAGGGGTTGATGGATGTATACGGTAAGTTTATCCTCACCAAAAGCCAGAAAAAGAAGCAGATGGACATTATGTCGCCTTTGGCGCAGTTAAGGGAAGGTGATGCGGCTTTTAATTTCTCCTATCCCGATAAAGAAGGTAAAATGGTATCTATGGCCGATTTGAAAGGGAAAGTAGTGCTGGTGGATGTATGGGCTACCTGGTGCGGGCCCTGCAAGGCCGAAATTCCTTACCTGAAAAAGCTGGAAGAGGAGATGAAGGGAACGGATGTGCAGGTAGTTTCTATTTCGGTTGATGAGGCCAAAGACAAGGAGAAGTGGCTGAAAATGATTAAAGAAGAAGGGCTGGGAGGTTTGCAGTTGTTTGCGTCAGGGTGGGGAGACCTGGCTCAATACTATAAAATTAAGGGAATTCCCCGTTTTATGGTATTCGATAAGCAAGGCAAAATTGTGACGGTGGATTCGCCAAGGCCATCGGATCCGGCATTAAAAGCTTTGCTGGAAAAAACGCTGTTGAACTAA
- a CDS encoding DUF4843 domain-containing protein, whose amino-acid sequence MMNNNRYIAMFLLLCTALVACKKELKTYDGLTGIYFAPAVDTRNYVGVDSTAISFAFAKASLMDSVMKLVVRVSGEPVNRERGFKLSIDPTSTAIVGQHYEILNSGFVIPANKVADTLKIKMKRTTDMLSQTFTIRLKLEANENFDTPMQDRVINTVTGKKLSFITHTIWVNDIVKKPKAWLDDYLGPFSRKKLFLLAEVAEIKNIGDLDDYVITSISKLNYYGAFMQRYLNEMKANNKTIYEADEKTEMIMGPRVQ is encoded by the coding sequence ATGATGAATAATAACAGATATATTGCCATGTTCCTGTTGCTCTGTACGGCACTTGTGGCATGTAAAAAAGAACTTAAAACCTATGATGGTTTGACAGGGATTTATTTTGCTCCTGCCGTTGATACCAGAAATTATGTAGGAGTTGATAGTACGGCTATTTCCTTTGCCTTTGCAAAAGCCAGTTTGATGGATTCGGTAATGAAGCTTGTAGTACGGGTTTCGGGAGAACCTGTAAATAGAGAAAGGGGTTTTAAGTTGAGCATTGATCCGACTTCCACAGCCATTGTAGGGCAACATTATGAAATTTTAAATTCTGGCTTTGTAATTCCCGCTAATAAGGTGGCGGATACACTCAAAATTAAAATGAAACGTACAACAGATATGTTGAGCCAGACTTTTACCATCAGGCTGAAGCTGGAGGCCAATGAAAATTTTGATACCCCAATGCAAGATCGTGTAATCAATACTGTTACCGGAAAGAAGCTGAGTTTTATTACCCATACCATATGGGTAAATGATATAGTTAAAAAGCCGAAGGCCTGGCTTGATGATTATCTGGGGCCATTTAGCCGTAAAAAGTTGTTCCTGCTGGCCGAGGTGGCCGAAATTAAAAATATCGGCGATCTGGACGATTACGTGATTACCTCCATTTCTAAACTGAATTATTATGGCGCTTTTATGCAACGCTATCTGAATGAAATGAAGGCCAATAATAAAACCATTTATGAGGCGGATGAAAAGACTGAAATGATCATGGGACCAAGGGTACAATAA
- a CDS encoding PKD-like family lipoprotein: MFNLYKKQALYLVVLLLFAACKKDLGNYNYTELNDVNFGGIGKTYTVLLGEKLQITPEFKFSKENNSDENAFSYQWYAFDVNANLQLPADQRKNIATTRNLDAAIQIPPGNYLLYYSVTDKKTGVVYTTKIPLKVETTIYEGWMVLNDVNGAARLDMVSKIKNVYTPIVDVLAQAGSELVLKGKPLNVTCYPFSFSTYGVSVSTDQSSNRVDPETFRWKNTFNLSYEMVASVPAGFHADFLAPVKEDRGICYMYSGGNVYFNYSLFSINYGVPINLVTGEKVAFKAAPFIAATMNLSNFSPTAVLFDSEKKRFLRHSGSERSVSTIPAPQAALFNTSNMGMDMLHMEYTPYNGGEIFAVMKNTEGKSYLVRFSPFNGAHNYFAEITGTDIALAEKFALSPVFGYLFYCVGGKVYEYDTSLKTTKLMIDKGTERISLMKFQDFARSSNTYYKDKANQLMVCSYLPTGPADKNGKMEFYDVPSLNGNLTLTEGYSGFGKIVSVSYRQR, translated from the coding sequence ATGTTTAATCTATATAAAAAACAGGCGCTATACCTGGTTGTATTGCTGCTTTTTGCGGCTTGCAAAAAAGATCTGGGTAATTATAATTATACCGAACTAAATGATGTCAATTTTGGTGGTATAGGTAAAACGTATACCGTTTTGCTAGGTGAAAAGCTGCAGATTACACCTGAGTTTAAATTCAGTAAAGAAAACAACAGTGACGAAAATGCTTTTAGTTACCAATGGTATGCATTTGATGTAAACGCAAATCTGCAACTGCCTGCCGATCAGCGTAAAAATATCGCTACGACCCGAAATCTGGATGCAGCAATTCAAATTCCGCCAGGTAATTATTTATTATACTATTCGGTTACAGATAAAAAAACAGGCGTGGTATACACTACCAAAATTCCGTTGAAAGTAGAGACGACTATTTATGAAGGCTGGATGGTGTTGAATGATGTGAACGGAGCAGCCCGATTGGATATGGTATCGAAAATTAAGAATGTATATACACCTATTGTTGATGTGCTGGCTCAGGCCGGATCGGAACTGGTGCTTAAGGGAAAACCTTTAAATGTCACCTGCTATCCATTTAGTTTTTCCACTTACGGAGTATCGGTTTCTACTGATCAAAGTAGTAACCGTGTGGATCCCGAGACTTTTAGATGGAAAAATACTTTTAACCTCTCCTACGAAATGGTGGCCAGTGTCCCTGCGGGTTTTCATGCCGACTTTCTGGCCCCGGTGAAAGAAGATAGAGGGATATGCTATATGTATTCTGGAGGTAATGTTTATTTTAATTATAGCTTGTTTTCAATTAATTATGGCGTTCCTATTAACCTGGTAACCGGAGAAAAAGTAGCCTTTAAAGCAGCGCCGTTTATTGCTGCGACGATGAACTTGTCTAATTTTAGTCCTACCGCGGTGTTATTTGATAGCGAGAAAAAACGATTTCTGAGACACAGTGGTAGTGAACGAAGTGTGTCTACTATTCCTGCACCTCAGGCAGCCCTGTTCAATACCAGCAATATGGGGATGGATATGTTGCATATGGAATACACACCATATAATGGAGGGGAGATATTTGCGGTGATGAAAAATACGGAAGGTAAAAGTTACCTGGTTCGTTTTAGCCCTTTTAATGGTGCACATAATTATTTTGCAGAAATTACGGGTACAGACATTGCGCTGGCCGAAAAATTTGCATTGAGTCCGGTATTTGGTTACCTGTTTTACTGTGTAGGGGGGAAGGTATATGAGTACGATACCTCTTTGAAAACCACTAAACTGATGATTGACAAGGGGACCGAAAGAATCAGCCTGATGAAGTTTCAGGATTTTGCACGCAGCAGCAATACTTACTATAAAGATAAGGCCAATCAGCTGATGGTGTGCAGTTATCTGCCAACCGGACCTGCCGATAAAAACGGGAAGATGGAATTTTATGATGTACCATCTTTGAATGGGAACCTGACATTGACAGAAGGTTACAGTGGTTTTGGGAAAATTGTGAGCGTGAGCTACAGACAACGTTAA
- a CDS encoding FecR family protein: protein MQEEEIKTILDNYRKGQATEAEKALLESWYLTYQEAGTSELGLEERTADLDGVLLNLQKEQKSPVKFHSWPTIAAAVAVLMTLSAGLFFYLSHDTKVMEEAAGMAQATIIPGGNKATLTLANGKIIDLTAAHTGNVGVQSGIHITKTADGQLIYRVAETSAVEDPQRIAYNTIATPKGGQYQILLPDGSRVWLNAASSLRYPAQINSSRERRVELNGEAYFEIAKADRKPFIVATAEQEVMVLGTHFNVKSYADDGSTKTTLLEGSVQVKAKVNGISVVILKPGQQSELKQDGIKVVAVEAEDEIDWKNGDFVFKEENLESMMRKIARWYDVQIVYQENVPKNITLEGLVSRSKSIGEVLAIIESTGKVHFKIEGRKINVLK, encoded by the coding sequence ATGCAGGAAGAAGAAATAAAAACCATACTGGACAATTACAGAAAGGGGCAGGCTACTGAGGCTGAAAAAGCCTTGTTGGAAAGCTGGTACCTGACTTATCAAGAAGCCGGAACATCCGAATTAGGATTAGAAGAGCGTACAGCGGACCTTGATGGGGTTTTGCTGAATCTACAGAAAGAGCAGAAATCGCCAGTGAAATTTCATAGTTGGCCAACCATTGCAGCTGCTGTCGCAGTGCTGATGACACTTTCGGCAGGCTTGTTTTTTTACCTATCCCACGATACAAAGGTAATGGAGGAGGCCGCTGGCATGGCACAGGCCACTATTATTCCTGGAGGGAATAAGGCCACTTTAACATTGGCAAATGGTAAAATAATTGACCTGACAGCTGCGCACACAGGAAACGTGGGGGTTCAGTCGGGAATCCATATTACTAAAACAGCCGATGGGCAGCTGATTTATCGTGTCGCAGAGACTTCGGCGGTAGAAGATCCCCAAAGGATTGCTTATAATACCATTGCAACCCCTAAAGGTGGGCAATACCAGATCCTTTTGCCCGACGGTTCCAGGGTATGGTTAAATGCAGCCTCTTCTTTAAGATACCCGGCTCAGATTAATTCGTCAAGGGAAAGAAGAGTAGAATTAAATGGAGAAGCCTACTTTGAGATTGCAAAAGCAGATCGTAAGCCATTCATTGTGGCTACGGCCGAACAAGAGGTAATGGTTTTGGGCACACATTTTAATGTGAAAAGCTATGCCGATGATGGCAGTACCAAGACAACTTTGCTGGAGGGTAGCGTACAGGTAAAAGCCAAAGTAAATGGCATTTCTGTGGTTATCTTAAAACCGGGACAGCAGTCGGAGTTGAAACAGGATGGGATAAAGGTAGTTGCAGTAGAAGCTGAAGACGAGATCGACTGGAAAAACGGGGATTTTGTGTTTAAGGAGGAAAACCTGGAAAGTATGATGCGGAAAATAGCCCGGTGGTATGATGTACAGATTGTTTATCAGGAAAATGTTCCAAAGAATATTACGCTCGAAGGATTGGTTTCACGTTCAAAAAGTATTGGAGAAGTGTTAGCAATTATTGAATCAACCGGTAAGGTTCACTTTAAAATAGAAGGCAGAAAAATTAATGTACTCAAATAA